The proteins below come from a single Mya arenaria isolate MELC-2E11 chromosome 8, ASM2691426v1 genomic window:
- the LOC128243493 gene encoding hepatocyte nuclear factor 4-gamma-like isoform X3, with translation MGDNSSTSDNEESSPRETQQYFYYDEADGIGLQTISGSAVQTISTAPVGTQPLSQYCAICRDRATGKHYGAASCDGCKGFFRRSVRKNHAYTCRFQRQCVVDKDKRNQCRYCRLKKCFRAGMKKEAVQNERDRISVRRTSYDDMGHQGALSVSTLLNAELLSRQTMAPVTCNGDELLHKRVATADDICDSMKQQLLILVEWAKYIPCFCELPLDDQVALLRAHAGEHLLLGVAKRSLSNSDTLLLGNDVIIPRTTSDPEIGRVAARVLDELVRPMREVQIDESEFSCLKAVVFFDPDAKGLSEPARIKAFRYQVQVNLEDYISDRQYDSRGRFGEILLLLPALQSITWQMIEQIQFAKMFGVAHVDSLLQEMLLGGATNNSAAASGQSASATSGGTCSTQVDAAQSSLPMSPSSMILNYRDLQGSEDEDNMTFTGSLNAGVMSLGTQSPPMSGVTFSSAPYIPDIQLENSPQHTVSPADPNLNMGPLGSPSCFNGHVINTTGSFNSSPVHAHEPFNLTSTAKFKQEII, from the exons AATCATCCCCGCGGGAAACACAACAGTACTTCTATTACGATG AAGCAGACGGCATCGGTTTACAGACAATATCCGGATCCGCCGTACAGACGATCAGCACAGCCCCGGTTGGTACCCAGCCCCTGTCACAGTATTGCGCCATCTGCCGGGATCGCGCCACCGGGAAACACTATGGGGCCGCCAGTTGCGATGGATGCAAGGGCTTCTTCCG ACGCAGCGTGCGTAAAAACCACGCGTACACGTGTCGGTTCCAGCGTCAATGTGTGGTTGATAAAGACAAGCGGAACCAGTGCCGCTACTGCCGCCTTAAGAAGTGTTTCCGCGCGGGCATGAAGAAAGAAG CCGTTCAGAACGAGCGTGATCGTATCAGCGTGCGTCGCACGAGTTATGACGACATGGGCCACCAGGGGGCGCTTTCTGTCAGCACGCTTCTTAATGCCGAGCTGCTCTCACGACAG acgATGGCGCCTGTTACATGTAACGGTGACGAGTTGCTACATAAGCGCGTGGCGACAGCAGACGACATTTGCGACTCTATGAAACAACAGCTCCTTATCTTGGTCGAGTGGGCCAAATACATACCATGCTTCTGCGAACTGCCCCTAGACGACCAG GTTGCCCTGTTGAGAGCACATGCAGGCGAGCACCTTCTTCTTGGGGTCGCTAAACGCTCTCTCAGTAACTCCGACACACTGCTActaggaaatgacgtcatcatCCCGCGGACGACGTCGGACCCGGAAATCGGGCGGGTAGCGGCTCGCGTGTTGGACGAGCTTGTGCGGCCGATGAGGGAAGTCCAGATTGACGAATCTGAGTTCTCCTGCCTTAAGGCTGTCGTCTTCTTTGACCCTG ATGCTAAGGGCCTGAGCGAACCGGCTCGGATCAAGGCGTTCCGCTACCAGGTACAGGTGAACTTGGAAGATTACATTAGCGATAGACAGTACGACTCCCGTGGACGCTTTGGGGAGATCCTTTTGCTACTTCCAGCGCTCCAGTCCATAACGTGGCAGATGATCGAGCAGATCCAGTTCGCCAAGATGTTTGGGGTCGCCCACGTTGACAGCCTGCTGCAGGAGATGCTCCTTGGGG GTGCCACAAACAACAGTGCCGCCGCTTCCGGTCAAAGCGCGTCGGCTACTTCCGGTGGTACATGCTCGACGCAGGTAGATGCAGCCCAAAGCTCCCTCCCTATGTCCCCTTCCTCCATGATCCTCAACTACCGCGACCTTCAAGGGTCGGAAGACGAGGACAACATGACCTTCACCGGGTCACTGAACGCCGGGGTCATGTCGTTAGGGACACAGTCGCCGCCCATGTCTGGAGTTACGTTCAGCTCCGCTCCTTATATACCGGATATACAGCTAGAAAACTCCCCCCAGCACACCGTGTCCCCCGCGGACCCCAACCTGAATATGGGCCCTCTAGGAAGTCCCTCGTGTTTCAACGGTCACGTGATCAATACTACCGGAAGTTTCAACTCGTCACCGGTGCATGCGCACGAGCCATTTAACTTAACGTCTACCGCGAAGTTTAAGCAAGAAATAATCTGA
- the LOC128243493 gene encoding hepatocyte nuclear factor 4-gamma-like isoform X2, with amino-acid sequence MVVGHSVEKNLVHGDMRALPESSPRETQQYFYYDADGIGLQTISGSAVQTISTAPVGTQPLSQYCAICRDRATGKHYGAASCDGCKGFFRRSVRKNHAYTCRFQRQCVVDKDKRNQCRYCRLKKCFRAGMKKEAVQNERDRISVRRTSYDDMGHQGALSVSTLLNAELLSRQTMAPVTCNGDELLHKRVATADDICDSMKQQLLILVEWAKYIPCFCELPLDDQVALLRAHAGEHLLLGVAKRSLSNSDTLLLGNDVIIPRTTSDPEIGRVAARVLDELVRPMREVQIDESEFSCLKAVVFFDPDAKGLSEPARIKAFRYQVQVNLEDYISDRQYDSRGRFGEILLLLPALQSITWQMIEQIQFAKMFGVAHVDSLLQEMLLGGATNNSAAASGQSASATSGGTCSTQVDAAQSSLPMSPSSMILNYRDLQGSEDEDNMTFTGSLNAGVMSLGTQSPPMSGVTFSSAPYIPDIQLENSPQHTVSPADPNLNMGPLGSPSCFNGHVINTTGSFNSSPVHAHEPFNLTSTAKFKQEII; translated from the exons ATGGTCGTAGGTCACTCTGTAGAGAAGAACTTGGTACACGGTGATATGAGGGCACTTCCAG AATCATCCCCGCGGGAAACACAACAGTACTTCTATTACGATG CAGACGGCATCGGTTTACAGACAATATCCGGATCCGCCGTACAGACGATCAGCACAGCCCCGGTTGGTACCCAGCCCCTGTCACAGTATTGCGCCATCTGCCGGGATCGCGCCACCGGGAAACACTATGGGGCCGCCAGTTGCGATGGATGCAAGGGCTTCTTCCG ACGCAGCGTGCGTAAAAACCACGCGTACACGTGTCGGTTCCAGCGTCAATGTGTGGTTGATAAAGACAAGCGGAACCAGTGCCGCTACTGCCGCCTTAAGAAGTGTTTCCGCGCGGGCATGAAGAAAGAAG CCGTTCAGAACGAGCGTGATCGTATCAGCGTGCGTCGCACGAGTTATGACGACATGGGCCACCAGGGGGCGCTTTCTGTCAGCACGCTTCTTAATGCCGAGCTGCTCTCACGACAG acgATGGCGCCTGTTACATGTAACGGTGACGAGTTGCTACATAAGCGCGTGGCGACAGCAGACGACATTTGCGACTCTATGAAACAACAGCTCCTTATCTTGGTCGAGTGGGCCAAATACATACCATGCTTCTGCGAACTGCCCCTAGACGACCAG GTTGCCCTGTTGAGAGCACATGCAGGCGAGCACCTTCTTCTTGGGGTCGCTAAACGCTCTCTCAGTAACTCCGACACACTGCTActaggaaatgacgtcatcatCCCGCGGACGACGTCGGACCCGGAAATCGGGCGGGTAGCGGCTCGCGTGTTGGACGAGCTTGTGCGGCCGATGAGGGAAGTCCAGATTGACGAATCTGAGTTCTCCTGCCTTAAGGCTGTCGTCTTCTTTGACCCTG ATGCTAAGGGCCTGAGCGAACCGGCTCGGATCAAGGCGTTCCGCTACCAGGTACAGGTGAACTTGGAAGATTACATTAGCGATAGACAGTACGACTCCCGTGGACGCTTTGGGGAGATCCTTTTGCTACTTCCAGCGCTCCAGTCCATAACGTGGCAGATGATCGAGCAGATCCAGTTCGCCAAGATGTTTGGGGTCGCCCACGTTGACAGCCTGCTGCAGGAGATGCTCCTTGGGG GTGCCACAAACAACAGTGCCGCCGCTTCCGGTCAAAGCGCGTCGGCTACTTCCGGTGGTACATGCTCGACGCAGGTAGATGCAGCCCAAAGCTCCCTCCCTATGTCCCCTTCCTCCATGATCCTCAACTACCGCGACCTTCAAGGGTCGGAAGACGAGGACAACATGACCTTCACCGGGTCACTGAACGCCGGGGTCATGTCGTTAGGGACACAGTCGCCGCCCATGTCTGGAGTTACGTTCAGCTCCGCTCCTTATATACCGGATATACAGCTAGAAAACTCCCCCCAGCACACCGTGTCCCCCGCGGACCCCAACCTGAATATGGGCCCTCTAGGAAGTCCCTCGTGTTTCAACGGTCACGTGATCAATACTACCGGAAGTTTCAACTCGTCACCGGTGCATGCGCACGAGCCATTTAACTTAACGTCTACCGCGAAGTTTAAGCAAGAAATAATCTGA
- the LOC128243493 gene encoding hepatocyte nuclear factor 4-gamma-like isoform X4: MGDNSSTSDNEESSPRETQQYFYYDADGIGLQTISGSAVQTISTAPVGTQPLSQYCAICRDRATGKHYGAASCDGCKGFFRRSVRKNHAYTCRFQRQCVVDKDKRNQCRYCRLKKCFRAGMKKEAVQNERDRISVRRTSYDDMGHQGALSVSTLLNAELLSRQTMAPVTCNGDELLHKRVATADDICDSMKQQLLILVEWAKYIPCFCELPLDDQVALLRAHAGEHLLLGVAKRSLSNSDTLLLGNDVIIPRTTSDPEIGRVAARVLDELVRPMREVQIDESEFSCLKAVVFFDPDAKGLSEPARIKAFRYQVQVNLEDYISDRQYDSRGRFGEILLLLPALQSITWQMIEQIQFAKMFGVAHVDSLLQEMLLGGATNNSAAASGQSASATSGGTCSTQVDAAQSSLPMSPSSMILNYRDLQGSEDEDNMTFTGSLNAGVMSLGTQSPPMSGVTFSSAPYIPDIQLENSPQHTVSPADPNLNMGPLGSPSCFNGHVINTTGSFNSSPVHAHEPFNLTSTAKFKQEII, from the exons AATCATCCCCGCGGGAAACACAACAGTACTTCTATTACGATG CAGACGGCATCGGTTTACAGACAATATCCGGATCCGCCGTACAGACGATCAGCACAGCCCCGGTTGGTACCCAGCCCCTGTCACAGTATTGCGCCATCTGCCGGGATCGCGCCACCGGGAAACACTATGGGGCCGCCAGTTGCGATGGATGCAAGGGCTTCTTCCG ACGCAGCGTGCGTAAAAACCACGCGTACACGTGTCGGTTCCAGCGTCAATGTGTGGTTGATAAAGACAAGCGGAACCAGTGCCGCTACTGCCGCCTTAAGAAGTGTTTCCGCGCGGGCATGAAGAAAGAAG CCGTTCAGAACGAGCGTGATCGTATCAGCGTGCGTCGCACGAGTTATGACGACATGGGCCACCAGGGGGCGCTTTCTGTCAGCACGCTTCTTAATGCCGAGCTGCTCTCACGACAG acgATGGCGCCTGTTACATGTAACGGTGACGAGTTGCTACATAAGCGCGTGGCGACAGCAGACGACATTTGCGACTCTATGAAACAACAGCTCCTTATCTTGGTCGAGTGGGCCAAATACATACCATGCTTCTGCGAACTGCCCCTAGACGACCAG GTTGCCCTGTTGAGAGCACATGCAGGCGAGCACCTTCTTCTTGGGGTCGCTAAACGCTCTCTCAGTAACTCCGACACACTGCTActaggaaatgacgtcatcatCCCGCGGACGACGTCGGACCCGGAAATCGGGCGGGTAGCGGCTCGCGTGTTGGACGAGCTTGTGCGGCCGATGAGGGAAGTCCAGATTGACGAATCTGAGTTCTCCTGCCTTAAGGCTGTCGTCTTCTTTGACCCTG ATGCTAAGGGCCTGAGCGAACCGGCTCGGATCAAGGCGTTCCGCTACCAGGTACAGGTGAACTTGGAAGATTACATTAGCGATAGACAGTACGACTCCCGTGGACGCTTTGGGGAGATCCTTTTGCTACTTCCAGCGCTCCAGTCCATAACGTGGCAGATGATCGAGCAGATCCAGTTCGCCAAGATGTTTGGGGTCGCCCACGTTGACAGCCTGCTGCAGGAGATGCTCCTTGGGG GTGCCACAAACAACAGTGCCGCCGCTTCCGGTCAAAGCGCGTCGGCTACTTCCGGTGGTACATGCTCGACGCAGGTAGATGCAGCCCAAAGCTCCCTCCCTATGTCCCCTTCCTCCATGATCCTCAACTACCGCGACCTTCAAGGGTCGGAAGACGAGGACAACATGACCTTCACCGGGTCACTGAACGCCGGGGTCATGTCGTTAGGGACACAGTCGCCGCCCATGTCTGGAGTTACGTTCAGCTCCGCTCCTTATATACCGGATATACAGCTAGAAAACTCCCCCCAGCACACCGTGTCCCCCGCGGACCCCAACCTGAATATGGGCCCTCTAGGAAGTCCCTCGTGTTTCAACGGTCACGTGATCAATACTACCGGAAGTTTCAACTCGTCACCGGTGCATGCGCACGAGCCATTTAACTTAACGTCTACCGCGAAGTTTAAGCAAGAAATAATCTGA
- the LOC128243493 gene encoding hepatocyte nuclear factor 4-gamma-like isoform X1, with product MVVGHSVEKNLVHGDMRALPESSPRETQQYFYYDEADGIGLQTISGSAVQTISTAPVGTQPLSQYCAICRDRATGKHYGAASCDGCKGFFRRSVRKNHAYTCRFQRQCVVDKDKRNQCRYCRLKKCFRAGMKKEAVQNERDRISVRRTSYDDMGHQGALSVSTLLNAELLSRQTMAPVTCNGDELLHKRVATADDICDSMKQQLLILVEWAKYIPCFCELPLDDQVALLRAHAGEHLLLGVAKRSLSNSDTLLLGNDVIIPRTTSDPEIGRVAARVLDELVRPMREVQIDESEFSCLKAVVFFDPDAKGLSEPARIKAFRYQVQVNLEDYISDRQYDSRGRFGEILLLLPALQSITWQMIEQIQFAKMFGVAHVDSLLQEMLLGGATNNSAAASGQSASATSGGTCSTQVDAAQSSLPMSPSSMILNYRDLQGSEDEDNMTFTGSLNAGVMSLGTQSPPMSGVTFSSAPYIPDIQLENSPQHTVSPADPNLNMGPLGSPSCFNGHVINTTGSFNSSPVHAHEPFNLTSTAKFKQEII from the exons ATGGTCGTAGGTCACTCTGTAGAGAAGAACTTGGTACACGGTGATATGAGGGCACTTCCAG AATCATCCCCGCGGGAAACACAACAGTACTTCTATTACGATG AAGCAGACGGCATCGGTTTACAGACAATATCCGGATCCGCCGTACAGACGATCAGCACAGCCCCGGTTGGTACCCAGCCCCTGTCACAGTATTGCGCCATCTGCCGGGATCGCGCCACCGGGAAACACTATGGGGCCGCCAGTTGCGATGGATGCAAGGGCTTCTTCCG ACGCAGCGTGCGTAAAAACCACGCGTACACGTGTCGGTTCCAGCGTCAATGTGTGGTTGATAAAGACAAGCGGAACCAGTGCCGCTACTGCCGCCTTAAGAAGTGTTTCCGCGCGGGCATGAAGAAAGAAG CCGTTCAGAACGAGCGTGATCGTATCAGCGTGCGTCGCACGAGTTATGACGACATGGGCCACCAGGGGGCGCTTTCTGTCAGCACGCTTCTTAATGCCGAGCTGCTCTCACGACAG acgATGGCGCCTGTTACATGTAACGGTGACGAGTTGCTACATAAGCGCGTGGCGACAGCAGACGACATTTGCGACTCTATGAAACAACAGCTCCTTATCTTGGTCGAGTGGGCCAAATACATACCATGCTTCTGCGAACTGCCCCTAGACGACCAG GTTGCCCTGTTGAGAGCACATGCAGGCGAGCACCTTCTTCTTGGGGTCGCTAAACGCTCTCTCAGTAACTCCGACACACTGCTActaggaaatgacgtcatcatCCCGCGGACGACGTCGGACCCGGAAATCGGGCGGGTAGCGGCTCGCGTGTTGGACGAGCTTGTGCGGCCGATGAGGGAAGTCCAGATTGACGAATCTGAGTTCTCCTGCCTTAAGGCTGTCGTCTTCTTTGACCCTG ATGCTAAGGGCCTGAGCGAACCGGCTCGGATCAAGGCGTTCCGCTACCAGGTACAGGTGAACTTGGAAGATTACATTAGCGATAGACAGTACGACTCCCGTGGACGCTTTGGGGAGATCCTTTTGCTACTTCCAGCGCTCCAGTCCATAACGTGGCAGATGATCGAGCAGATCCAGTTCGCCAAGATGTTTGGGGTCGCCCACGTTGACAGCCTGCTGCAGGAGATGCTCCTTGGGG GTGCCACAAACAACAGTGCCGCCGCTTCCGGTCAAAGCGCGTCGGCTACTTCCGGTGGTACATGCTCGACGCAGGTAGATGCAGCCCAAAGCTCCCTCCCTATGTCCCCTTCCTCCATGATCCTCAACTACCGCGACCTTCAAGGGTCGGAAGACGAGGACAACATGACCTTCACCGGGTCACTGAACGCCGGGGTCATGTCGTTAGGGACACAGTCGCCGCCCATGTCTGGAGTTACGTTCAGCTCCGCTCCTTATATACCGGATATACAGCTAGAAAACTCCCCCCAGCACACCGTGTCCCCCGCGGACCCCAACCTGAATATGGGCCCTCTAGGAAGTCCCTCGTGTTTCAACGGTCACGTGATCAATACTACCGGAAGTTTCAACTCGTCACCGGTGCATGCGCACGAGCCATTTAACTTAACGTCTACCGCGAAGTTTAAGCAAGAAATAATCTGA